CTCCTCACCGCAGGCCAGACGACACTCGTCCTCCCGACGCCCCCGGGCCGGTGAACGCGGCCACGTCCACGCCGGTCGCCACGCCGCGTGCTGCACGAACCGCTCCTTCGCCTCCGCCTCCACGATGGCCACGTCAGTCCGTCACGCTCGACGGCTCGCGCCCGTGCTCCATCGCCTCGATCTTGCTGATGCGCCTCGCGTGCCGGCCCCCGTCGAAGGGCGTCCGCAGAAAGACATCGACGATCTTCTCGATCAGTCGCACGCCGAGCAGATCACCGGAGAGGCAGATCACGTTCGCGTCGTTGTGCGAGCGGCAGAGTTGGGCCGTGAGCTCGTCGTGCACGACCGCCGCCCGCACGCCCGGCACCTTGTTGGCCGCGATGCTCATCCCGATGCCCGTCCCGCAGATCAGCACACCGCGCTCCGCCTGCCCCGAAGCGACGGCACGCGCGACAAGCCACGCAGGCTCCGGATAGTCGCACACCTCGCCGCCGCAGTCGCCCAGGAGCTGCACCTCGTGCCCCTCGCCGGAAAGCTTGGCAAGAAGCGTGCGCACGGCGGCGTGCCCGCGGTGGTCCGCGCCAAGCGCGATCTTCATGCGTCCAGCTCCTCCAGCCGGCGGCGGACCATCCCGAGCATCCGCGCGGCGGTCGTGTTGTAGACGGCCTGCGGCAGGCCGATCGGGTCCGGCACCTCGCTGCCGGTCGGGTCGAGCAGAACGGTACGCCCGTCCGCCCCGGGGTCGAGCGAGAGGACCGCATCCCGGTGCACCGCCCCCATCGCGAAGATCGCCTCCGCGTCGCGGATGATCTCTCGCGTCAGCTCTCGCGAACGGTGACGCAGCGGCTCGATCCCCAGTTCCCGCAACGCCACACCAACCTCCGCCGACGCGGGACGACCGGGCGCAGCCGACACGCCCGCCGAAACCACCCGCGTCGGCACCGACCCCGGGCCGGCGTTCTCCGTCAGCGAACGCGCGATCGCCTCCGCCATCGGGCTGCGGCACGTGTTCCCCGTGCACACGAACAGGATCGTTCGCGGAACCACCCGATGCACATAACGCGCCTCGAGCGCGCCCTCACGCTCCACCGCGTACGAACCGTCCCGGCGCAGACGCACCAGCGTCGAGGGGCGGCCCAGACCCGGCGCATCCTCGATCACCACCGCCACCCCCGCCTTCAGCGCGCGGCCGTCACGCAACGCCGCCCCAGCGTCCCGGTCGGGGGACCACCCCGCCGTGGCGGCACGCTTCATCACCACCGGCACGCCCGCCTCGTCGAGCACGCGCCGCGCAACAGGCTGATTCGGCACACGAACGCTCAGTTCGCGCCCGCTGTCAATCACGCCCGCACGCACGCCGAGCTCCTCCAGCGATCGCGCCAGGCGGTCCTCGGCCATCTCGACGAAGAACTGCACCGGCCCGGGCGCCAGCCGCCGCAACACACGACGGTGCAACGCCGACTCCAGCGCCACGACACGCTCGACCGCCTCGACGCTCGGAGCGTGCCACGTCAGCGGCTCCCCCTCGCTCGTGCCTGGGCCGGTCAGCGCAGCCAACGCAGCAAGCGCGGCATCCGACGCCGCGTTCGCCGCCACGCCGTACACCGTCTCCGTGGGAACGACGACGAGCCGGCCCTCGCGCAGCGCAGCCGCCGCGGAGGCGATCGTCGCATCGCGCCCACCCGTTGACTGTCCCTCGATCGACCGCGCACCCGAACTCACCTTCTGAGTATGCCCGAGAACCAGGCCCCGATCAATCGCCGTCCGCACATTGCACCGACACGCCGCACGATTCCTCCCGCCGGCGCCGCGATGCAATCCGGGCATACATCCGGCCACCGACCCACGAAACACCCGGAACATGCAGCAACACGCCGGGGATTAGACCGAGCGGTGTCAGCATCAGGGCGCGACGAACCGCTGGAAACCCGACCAGAACCCTCCCATCGGAAGTTCTCATCGGCATCCCGCCGAGGGCGACATCCGCAGGAACCGGGAGCTCCGTCGGGCCGACCTGGGTCATGTCCACAAACTCAAGCCGGCGCAGCCAGTCCAGCCGGCGGAGCCACCGCGAAGTCCGTCGGCACACCCCGCACCCGCCGTCGTAATAACACGTCTCCCGTGCCACGCCGGATTCTTGCGCCGGACCGAGGGTCCGGCCCGTAGAATCCACCGCGTGTCCGCCTGCCGGGAGCAACAGCATCCCGGCGGCGGACGAACAGGAAGGCAGAGGCCCGCCCCCGCGGCGGGCGTCGCTGCGCGTCCCCGAGCCGGGGCCGCCCGCCGAGGGAGTCGATCATGCCGAGCCGCAGAGCCTTCACCCTGATCGAACTGCTCGTCGTCATCGCAATCATCGCCATCCTGCTGGCGATCATCATCCCAGCGCTCGGCGGCGCGCGCACCGTCGCGCGACGCACCGCCACCCACGCCCTGATGACCGATCTCGCGAACGCCATCACCCAGTTCGGCCAGGACAACAGCGGACGATTGCCGGGCTACTTCACACAGCAGACCCTCGGACGCAACCCGCAGGGCCAGGGGCTGACCGTCCTCGAAAATGCCATGATCGAGCTCGCCGGCACCCGACAGATCACCTCCACCTCCGCGCTCGGACAGCCGGGCGGCGCGCCCGGCGAGAGCGTCGTCCTCCAGGGCGTCAAGCCCGAGGGCGTCCAGGTCAACCCCGACCTCGCGGGCGTGGGCGATGACGTGTACTTCGTCCCGCCGGCGCGGAACTACGTGGCGCAGCCGATCGGCAAGCAGGCAGGCAAGCCCGGCGCAACCGCACCAGAGGGCGAGAAGCAACTCCCCGACCTCGTTGACTTCTTCGGCAGCCCGATCCTCCTCTGGATCGAAGACGAGTCCGCCCCGCGCGCCACCACCACCGCCGCCGAGTTCGCCGCCGCTGAGTACAGACCCAGCGCGCAGCATCCGTCGCGATTCTATTGGCGCGCCAACCAGGGCTTCCTCTCCTCCACAAGCCTCGGCAAAATCGGCAAGGACCAGACCGTCGAGAGCCTCATCGGCGCCGCAAACCCAAACAACGAAGTCGTCCAGTCCCTCATCGGCCTCCTCGGCGACCCGAAGGGACCGACGCCCGCCAACTACGACCAGAACACCGTCCTCCCAGGCTCGCCGCGCGGACGGTTCGTCATCCACTCCCCCGGCGCGGACGGCGTCTTCCTCGGACGCAAGGACCGCGGCGGGCGGCGGCTCCCCTCCGGCGACCCCACACTCAAGTACGCTTGGAACTTCTACGTCCCAGGCTCCGGCACCAAGTACACCGACAGCAAGGGCGCGATCACCATCGAGGACGTCCTCGACGGCTTCGACGACATCGTCCTCCCCGGCGGCAACTGACCCGACCCGCGCCTCGCCGACTCCTTCCGATTCTTGACGGATCACCCCACGCCCGCGACGCTGTGCCATGCTCGCAGGGGTCGATCCGCTCGCGCCTCGGACAGGTCCAGCACCGCCCGCTCGCGCGCGCGCCCTCGCCGCGTTCGCATCCATCGCCCTCGGCATGATCGCCGCACGGGAGTGCGCGCCGCTCGCCCTGCCCGCGCCGGTCTGGTTCGGCGTCGCGTGCGCAGCCGCCGCGGCCTCGCTCCTCCTCCGCCGACGCGCGTGCGCGTTCGCTCTCATCGCCGGCGCCATCGCATTCGGCGCAGGGTGGTTCACGCTCCGCATCCTCGAAACCCCGCCGGACAGCCTGCGCGCCCTCCTCCCCACCGACGACGGAACAGCGCCGACGATCGGCGTCGAACTCGAAGGCGTCGTCCTCGACGATCCGAGGCGGGCTCGCTCCTCACCCGGCAGGCTCGCCAACTTCGCTTTCTCCGGCGAGCCGGCATGGACCTTCCGCCTCCGCACTGACACCGCCTACGCCGAACACGGCCCGGTGCGCGCCTCCGGCGTCGTCAGGGTCGCCGTCGTCGGGGGCACGGGCGAAGACATTCGTGCCGGCTCGCGCGCCCGCGTCACCGGGAGGCTCTCCCCCGTCCCGCGCCCACTGAACCCGGGTGAGCCCGACTCTCGCTTGTGGGCGGCGCAACGCAACGAGGCCGGCAGGCTCCGAGTCCCGGACCCTTCGCTCGTGCGCCACGAACCCACCCTGCCCGGCGCGATCCCCGCGGCCGAGGCGTGGTGGCTGCGCACACGCGCCGCGATGCACGGCCGCGCCTTCCGCGTCCTCAAGGGCAATGAAACCGACGACCCCGCGCCGGGACGCACGCTCATGCTCGCTCTCCTCCTCGGCGAGGACGAGGGCACGCTGCGCCCGCTGCGCGACGCCTTCGCACGCCAAGGACTCTCGCACCTCCTCGCCATCAGCGGGTTCCACCTCACCATCATGGCGGCCGTCGCGCTCTCCACGGTCCGACTCACCGGCGAGCGCGGACGCCTCGAACCCCTCATCGTCGGCGTGCTGGTCGCCCTCTACATGACCGTCGTGCCCGCGAACGCCCCGGTCCTCCGCGCGGGCTGGATGATCCTCCTCCTCCTCGCCGCCGAGGCGGCCGGAAGACGCTACGACCGCCTCGCCGTCCTCACCTGGATCGCCTCAGCGATGATCCTCGCACGCCCCATGGACCTCTGGTCCCTCGGCTTCCAACTCAGCTTCGGCCTGACCGGCACCCTGATCTGGCTCGCTCCGACCGCACACGCCCGCCTCTTCGGTGCCCTCCGCACCGGCCCACACGACCCGCCCGACGCCCTCGGGCCGCGCTGGTGGGCGGAAAAGGCCAGGGGACTCGTCTCCGTGAGCCTCCTCTGCTGGGCGGCCGCACTGCCCACCATCGCCCATGCCGTCGGCGTCGTCAGCCCCCTCGCGGTCCTCTGCACCGTCGTTCTGGTGCCCGTCGTGCTTGCGCTGCTCTTCGCGGGCTACGCCGTCCTCACGCTCGGCGCTGTTCTGCCGTCCGCGGCCGCGTGGGCAGCCGACGGCGTGCAACGCATCGGCGACGCCGCCGCGTGGATCGTCGAGCGCTTCGACGACGTGCCCGGCACCGCGCTCTACACGCCGCGACTCTCCCTCACGCTCACCCTCGCCGCGACCACGCTCGTCCTCTACTGGTTCGCGCGCGGCCACCTGCGCGACCGCTTCGCATGGGCAGCCGCCGCAGCCCTCGCCCTGTGGACCGCCGCAGAAGCGTTCAACCGAACTTCGCTCCACGCCGACACGCTCCTTCGCATCGACGCGATCGCCGTCGGCGACGGGACGTGCCTCCTCCTGCGCTCGGGACGCGACGCCCTGCTCTGGGACTGCGGCTCGACGGACCCCGGGATGGGCGTCATCGACATCCCACGCGCCCTGCGCCGCCTCGGCGCCCACCGCGTTCCCGCCGTCATCATCACGCACCCCGACTACGACCACTACTCCGCACTCCCGGACGCCGCCCGCCCGCTCGGCGTGCGCGAACTCCTCGTCGGACAGCGGACACACGAACGGGCACGCGCCCAGCGCGTCGGCCCGCTCCGCACGACATACGACACCCTCGCGACGCGCGGCACACGGGTGCGCGTCGTCGGCGCGGGCGACACCATCACCCTCGGGCACGCCACCGTCCGATTCATCGCACCACCGGACGGAGCGGGATACCTCGCCGACAACGATCACTCCCTCATCGCGTTCGTGGAGGCACGAACCGACCACGGCTCGACGGTGCGCGCTCTGCTCACGGGAGACGCGGGACCCGCCGCCCTTGCCGCTCTCCTCGCCCCACACGCGGACCTGCGCGCGAACGTGCTCGAACTCCCCCACCACGGCAGCCACAACCCGCAGGCCCGCGCGCTCGTGGCCGCCTCGAACCCCGCCGTCGTGCTGCAATCGACCGGGCCGTCTCGCGTCAACGACCCCCGATGGACGCCCGAGCACGCAGGACGCGCCTGGCTCGTGACCGCCGCCCACGGCGCCGCATGGACCGAGCTGCGCCGCGACGGCACGGTACGCCACGGCGCAACGCATACGGCGAGATGACGCAGACCTACCGCTGCTCAACCACACCCGACACGTCCGGACCGTCTTCGGCGGTGTCGCCGTTCACGCCCTTGATCGTGTGCGGGTCGATGCGACGCACCGGCGACGCCGCCGCCACCGTGATCGCCGTGGCGAACGCAAGCGTGAGCGCCAGCGACGCAGGGCCGACCAGGCGCAGGTGCCACAGCGCGGCCACCACGCCGCGCGGACCCACCGCCGCCCGACGCAGCCGGCACGCCAGCACGGGCAGCAGCAGAAGCAGCAGCGGCTCGGTGTACCGCTGCCACAGCTTGTAACTCGCCATCTGCGCCGCCGTGAACGCAACGACCGACACCAGCATGATCCAACGCTCGCGCCGCGGCA
This genomic stretch from Synechococcales cyanobacterium CNB harbors:
- the rpiB gene encoding ribose 5-phosphate isomerase B, producing MKIALGADHRGHAAVRTLLAKLSGEGHEVQLLGDCGGEVCDYPEPAWLVARAVASGQAERGVLICGTGIGMSIAANKVPGVRAAVVHDELTAQLCRSHNDANVICLSGDLLGVRLIEKIVDVFLRTPFDGGRHARRISKIEAMEHGREPSSVTD
- a CDS encoding DUF393 domain-containing protein translates to MLLLPAGGHAVDSTGRTLGPAQESGVARETCYYDGGCGVCRRTSRWLRRLDWLRRLEFVDMTQVGPTELPVPADVALGGMPMRTSDGRVLVGFPAVRRALMLTPLGLIPGVLLHVPGVSWVGGRMYARIASRRRREESCGVSVQCADGD
- a CDS encoding prepilin-type N-terminal cleavage/methylation domain-containing protein; this translates as MPSRRAFTLIELLVVIAIIAILLAIIIPALGGARTVARRTATHALMTDLANAITQFGQDNSGRLPGYFTQQTLGRNPQGQGLTVLENAMIELAGTRQITSTSALGQPGGAPGESVVLQGVKPEGVQVNPDLAGVGDDVYFVPPARNYVAQPIGKQAGKPGATAPEGEKQLPDLVDFFGSPILLWIEDESAPRATTTAAEFAAAEYRPSAQHPSRFYWRANQGFLSSTSLGKIGKDQTVESLIGAANPNNEVVQSLIGLLGDPKGPTPANYDQNTVLPGSPRGRFVIHSPGADGVFLGRKDRGGRRLPSGDPTLKYAWNFYVPGSGTKYTDSKGAITIEDVLDGFDDIVLPGGN
- a CDS encoding DUF4131 domain-containing protein, with protein sequence MLAGVDPLAPRTGPAPPARARALAAFASIALGMIAARECAPLALPAPVWFGVACAAAAASLLLRRRACAFALIAGAIAFGAGWFTLRILETPPDSLRALLPTDDGTAPTIGVELEGVVLDDPRRARSSPGRLANFAFSGEPAWTFRLRTDTAYAEHGPVRASGVVRVAVVGGTGEDIRAGSRARVTGRLSPVPRPLNPGEPDSRLWAAQRNEAGRLRVPDPSLVRHEPTLPGAIPAAEAWWLRTRAAMHGRAFRVLKGNETDDPAPGRTLMLALLLGEDEGTLRPLRDAFARQGLSHLLAISGFHLTIMAAVALSTVRLTGERGRLEPLIVGVLVALYMTVVPANAPVLRAGWMILLLLAAEAAGRRYDRLAVLTWIASAMILARPMDLWSLGFQLSFGLTGTLIWLAPTAHARLFGALRTGPHDPPDALGPRWWAEKARGLVSVSLLCWAAALPTIAHAVGVVSPLAVLCTVVLVPVVLALLFAGYAVLTLGAVLPSAAAWAADGVQRIGDAAAWIVERFDDVPGTALYTPRLSLTLTLAATTLVLYWFARGHLRDRFAWAAAAALALWTAAEAFNRTSLHADTLLRIDAIAVGDGTCLLLRSGRDALLWDCGSTDPGMGVIDIPRALRRLGAHRVPAVIITHPDYDHYSALPDAARPLGVRELLVGQRTHERARAQRVGPLRTTYDTLATRGTRVRVVGAGDTITLGHATVRFIAPPDGAGYLADNDHSLIAFVEARTDHGSTVRALLTGDAGPAALAALLAPHADLRANVLELPHHGSHNPQARALVAASNPAVVLQSTGPSRVNDPRWTPEHAGRAWLVTAAHGAAWTELRRDGTVRHGATHTAR